A genomic segment from Oncorhynchus clarkii lewisi isolate Uvic-CL-2024 chromosome 12, UVic_Ocla_1.0, whole genome shotgun sequence encodes:
- the LOC139422091 gene encoding alpha-1A adrenergic receptor-like: MNFDTADEVNFWSNRSSELYSETQGPLSANNSNLTTANGTDNNTDTNPLDLTRAVSVGIVLGAFILFAIVGNILVILSVVCNRHLRIPTNYFIINLAIADLLLGTTVLPVSATLEILDYWVFGRIFCDIWAAVDVLCCTASIMSLCVISIDRYIGVRYPLQYPCIVTEKRALLAMLGVWVLATVISIGPLLGWKQPPSNDDTICPITEEPFYALFSSLGSFYIPLAVILCMYCQVYVVAKRTTKNLEAGVMKEHMDSNELTLRIHCKNAQLQEYCGAGKGQTRSTLTVKLLKFSREKKAAKTLGVVVGMFILCWLPFFLVLPIGSFNANLRPPETFFKVIFWLGYFNSCLNPIIYPCYSREFKQAFIRILKCRCHQKKKQKGWRAYYNYRSSHLGSTNNSYLNGSQQTLSSVNPSPRCVSKGSGSRLEWGHGSLSPCLSLPGSPFTSQMRALPGAVCQSTSRTIRVNLASPLAREPVHANGQSGNGKVEHGAIRGTPETIM, translated from the exons ATGAATTTTGATACTGCTGATGAAGTCAACTTCTGGAGTAACCGTTCCTCGGAGCTGTACTCGGAGACACAGGGACCATTATCTGCAAATAATTCCAACTTGACCACAGCAAATGGCACAGACAATAACACAGACACGAATCCGCTGGACCTTACCCGAGCCGTGTCCGTTGGTATAGTTCTGGGCGCGTTCATTCTGTTCGCAATCGTGGGCAACATACTCGTAATACTTTCCGTTGTATGCAACAGACACCTGCGCATCCCAACAAACTATTTCATTATCAACCTCGCCATTGCGGACCTGTTGCTGGGTACAACGGTGCTGCCCGTGTCTGCAACATTGGAGATTCTTGACTACTGGGTATTCGGGAGGATATTCTGTGACATCTGGGCGGCAGTGGACGTGCTATGTTGCACTGCTTCCATTATGAGCCTGTGCGTAATATCCATAGACCGTTATATAGGAGTGCGCTACCCACTGCAGTACCCCTGTATAGTAACGGAGAAAAGAGCCCTTTTGGCCATGCTCGGTGTTTGGGTTCTCGCTACTGTCATTTCCATTGGACCTCTGCTCGGGTGGAAACAACCACCCTCAAATGACGACACCATTTGCCCCATCACCGAAGAGCCCTTTTACGCACTGTTCTCGTCATTGGGTTCCTTTTACATACCTCTGGCTGTCATCCTTTGCATGTACTGTCAGGTTTATGTAGTTGCCAAACGGACCACTAAGAACTTAGAGGCGGGGGTCATGAAAGAACACATGGACTCGAATGAGCTCACGCTCAGGATCCACTGCAAAAACGCACAACTACAGGAATACTGCGGCGCAGGCAAGGGCCAGACACGGAGCACGCTAACAGTCAAACTGCTCAAGTTCTCCCGAGAGAAGAAAGCTGCTAAAACGCTCGGTGTCGTGGTGGGCATGTTTATTCTCTGCTGGCTGCCATTCTTCCTCGTGCTGCCCATCG GGTCATTCAACGCCAACCTGCGTCCCCCGGAGACGTTCTTTAAGGTGATCTTCTGGCTGGGCTACTTCAACAGCTGCCTGAATCCCATCATCTACCCCTGCTACAGCCGAGAGTTCAAACAGGCCTTCATCCGCATCCTCAAGTGCCGCTGCCATCAGAAGAAAAAGCAGAAGGGCTGGAGGGCCTACTACAACTACCGTTCCTCTCACCTGGGCTCCACCAACAACTCCTACCTGAATGGGAGTCAGCAGACCCTGTCCTCTGTCAACCCCAGCCCTCGCTGTGTGAGCAAAGGATCCGGCTCTCGCCTGGAGTGGGGCCATGGCTCCCTGTCCccctgcctgtctctgcctgggAGCCCCTTCACCAGCCAGATGAGGGCCCTTCCTGGGGCTGTCTGCCAGAGCACCAGCAGAACTATCAGAGTCAACCTGGCCTCCCCCCTGGCCAGGGAGCCAGTGCATGCCAATGGACAGAGTGGGAATGGAAAGGTGGAGCATGGGGCAATCCGGGGAACACCTGAGACAATAATGTAA